A stretch of DNA from Diospyros lotus cultivar Yz01 chromosome 14, ASM1463336v1, whole genome shotgun sequence:
CTTCCAAAAATAGGTTTTTGCTGCCGTGCGTGAGAATGTTATAAAAAATCTGAACAACCATGCTGCCCCTGAAACAAGGGCAAACCCTGGACGATCATGGGTGAGAGGATGGGACGATTTCAAGAAAGGACGGGACAGCCCTGTATCTGGGAACCAGTAGCTCGGACACAGCACACAAAGCCTAGATTGTGTCATGGAGTATGTTCTTTTCTATCTGAAGAAAAAATGGtcatttgtaatatatatatatgttttaggaCGACCTTGACAGAAATAAGAGCTAGCTATGGGAATGCCAAGATAAGAGCCATGTTCTCACAATTGACGTTGTTCCTCGCATATGTAGTGCATCAAATGCAAAAATAATCGAGTTACTTGGTATGCGACTTCCAAGTTGGATCGATCTCTTTGTACCTCGTTCTAGAGCTGAGTTgagttgtgtgtgtgtttttttctctcatttttagttttttttttttttcattattttggttttgatcgAGAAATTGAGATCGGGAATATACATGCgataaaattttagataataaaattttataatttattgttttataaTCTCACTCACTTTCGTTGTTGAAATTGTCAATTAGTTAAGATTCAAATCATGTGCGGTTCAGAACTATTGTGGGTCTAATACTAAATACATGTCTGATCACATGAATTCAATAGACttaattataaatctaaaaaatgGTCTAAATGTAAATTTGTCAgtttcaatttaattaagaataacTAGGAATCATGATCATGACGAATGTCATATTTTCATTAGATAAAATGTAATGGtatgtaattttctttaatttttttctaataaagaGATGTTACATgattgatgatattattatcaatcatgatttttattattattttttaattaaataatattttttagtctACTTCCAAAAAAACATGAGCTGCCACCACACTTTGTCTTacatgattttatttaatatattttaatatttttaaaatttaaaattaatttaacataaaaaaataataatatcaaataattgcTCGTATTAAAATGCATTTAAtgctaaatatttatatttatattctgaTCCACAAAGCCGATAAGCGTGGAGAGGAGAGAGGAGTCTGACGAGAAATCCTCTCATGTTCTGTCTTCTTCACCAGAGGCAGGGGGATTGATTCCAATTCAAGAATTCCAACTGAACTGAGGGTGAGGGATTCGCGAAGAAGATGAGTTCTGGCCCAAGAGAAAGGCCGTCGAAGCAGCTGTAGGCTGTAGCACTAGCCCAGGTAGTGTACGGCGATGGGAACCGGCTCGGAGCCGAGCGGCCAGGGTTGGAGCCGAGCTCGCGGCGCCGTCTTGAAGACGCTGGCCTTGATCGGAGCCGCAGTTTTGGTGAAGCGGCTCACCAAGTCCACCACTCGCCGGGACCACGCTCGCGCCGTCGCTCACTCTCTCGCCGGCCAGAaggttcttttcttttcttctcttctcgtTCTACCTCTCTGATCAACTCAGTGTTGTTTGCTTTCTGATAGTAATTATTCATCGCTGTTGTTTCGGAATTGGCAGACCTCGCGAGAGCAAGCTTCCAGTGCGCCTGAAGATTACTTCAATTTCAGGTACCTTTGTTTTCGTATGCATCTCTAGTTCCCAATTCTGTGCGTGTTTCTGTGTAAATGTGtattaatttctatttctataaaataaGCGTAATTTAGCCGTTTTGGTGGTAGTCTCGGAACATCATTTCCTTCATGTTGGGTTCTGGTGTTAATTTGTTATGTGCTTGTTTCCATGTATTGATCTGTGAGacataatttgattttggcatTGTGTTATGGCCGATTTTGAAATTGCATCATTTATGTCTAATGATGCGCTGGCATTGCCTCCAAAATCGCACCTTTGCTATGTGACTTGCACTTTGCAACATAGTTGGGGTGATATTTGGAACCAGGATTTGTGGAAAAGGGCAAGGTCAATGAAATTATTCATATGCATGGAATTTCACTAGTATTCAAATTATTCTCATTTCTGTATctaccaaataaataaataaataaataaagtttcaATCCTCTTATTTGTCTTtactttcatttcttttttctattcaCAAGCCCTAGTTTTAGCATACTCTAgtccacaaataaataaataaagtttcaATAACTTCTTTGTTTATTCTTGCTAACAACAAAATTTTGACAAGCTGTGTCTTGGGaaatttgttcaaaaagttAAGAGCTTTCTTCTCATTCACTTTTGTAGATGGCTTTCATGCCCAGCTGCAGAGATGGTGGATGGTTCAAAGGTTCTGTATTTTGAACAAGTTAGTATATTAACTTCCTGTACTACTTTTGCTCctccatttttattttcagttgtGAAATGTTTAGCTCGTTAAGCATATCTCTTTTTGGCGCTTGCCAGGCCTTTTGGAGGACTCCTCATAAGCCATTCCGACAGGTATACCATCTAGCACATCTCTGCATCATCTGCCTGACCTACCTGCTCATGCAATTCAAATGATAGTCAGAGTTGTTTTCTCTGGTTTTCTGTATCTGCCTTTTCAAAATGGTTTATTCTTCTCCTGTAACTAATTTTTGTAGTGACTAGCTTCtagaatttctttaattcaaatttttgaaaaaacaatTTCACGTGATGGTTTTTAATTGTTCTCTTGTTGCAGAGATTTTTCATGGTGAAGTCTTGCCCAAAGGAGATGAAATGTGATGTTGAGGTGGGACTCAAGTTTATTTTGTGTACCAAATTGTACTGTTTTTTCTTGTTGGTTTTATCTCTGTAATTGCTACACTGTATTGACATGCCATATCAGTCATCAACTGGTCTCTGTTGCAATATTTTGAGTATTTCTAGCAGAGGATAATGAGATTTGATGTTTTAAAGATAGTTTAGACATTGTGTGAGAAGAATACCAAATAGACACACCTATGAGGGGAGTGTATGAAATGAAAGAAGTTTGTAGCAGAAGAGGTAGAGGAGACCAAAGAAAAATTGGCAGAAAATTCTTAAGTATGACATGAGATATATTGGTCTTAGAAGAGTAATGGACATGGATACAGATGATTGAGGAGTGAGAATTTATGTAATTTGATCACACCTAGTTGGTTTAAGGCTTGTGAAATGATAATGGTGACAAAAACTTAGGTGTATCATAAATCTAACCACATCTTCTTAGCTGATTAGTGCTTGCAAAATGTatcttatcaaaaaataaataattttttatggaagGCATTGATTAAAAGTGTCTGAAAGTTCTCGCTACTAATGCTATAATCTCCTGATTGATTCCATTGTCTATACTTGATACCGTACTTGGTAGAAGACTCTTGTATAATATGAGTTATAAAGTTCTTATAGAAGATAAGACCATAGATAGAAATAGTTGGAGAGTTATAATTCATGTATTTGATCCCACATAGTGGAATATAAGGcttgatattttgttattttttggtATCTAAAACTTGATAAACTTTGGATTCTTCGTCTTGGTTATTAGCCTTTCATTGTGGAACAAGAATATTTGAGTTCATTACTGGGAAATTATAGTCTATTAGCTCAATGGTTCTTGGAGATCACCTTCATATGCTATCTACATTCTGCATTGAAGCATTGTGCTCTTATATTCTGGAATTGATTTTCCACTTTTACTGGTTCATATTCCTTCAGAAACATAATGTTTTGCTTTCTCCTTTCCCTTTACTCTGCATGCCAGTGCTAGAAACTATTTTCATTATCATATATCACCTGTCAAGACAACTAACGttcttttgtttcttaaatCTACTAATTGAGCAGCTAAGAACATATGCCATAAGAGATGCAGAAGAGTACAAGAATTTCTGTGATCGCTCAAAGGACCTACGGCCACAGCCAGAAGAAGTTATTGGGGTACGTTTCCAGGCACATCAAAACCATAATCTTCTTTGGAAATGAATGTGCTGGATGTAGAaagttttaataatttgttttgcaAAAAGTAGTGTCAGTCCCTAAAGAAAACAGTTCCACTAGTTTATCATACTTTACAAAAgttataataatttgatgacATGAATAGTAATAGAGGCAGACTCGTGGTTATCGATTATACATCTTAGATGTCTAAGATATATTAGTGAATCACGGGGTTTGTGGACTTAGTTAAAGCCACTTTCTGCCCCTACTTCCACTAATCAGAAGCTTTCATGCCCTTGCCTGCCAGTCTCATTTTGCATCTATCCTTGGCATGGATACTACTAACTTTTCTGCTGCTTTTCCTTTCTCATTTACATATGAACTACTATAACAATTTCGAAATCAATATTCTGGAAAGGAGTGCAAAGTGATGAATATCTGGAAAGGGATGCAAAAATTGATGAAACGCATACTTGGTTTAGTAATGTACATCATTGACTGCACAAATTTTGAATCATTAACAGTCAGTTGATTCCTTTTATATTACTATTACATTTTTCATATTAGAAAATACAAGGTttccaaataaataaaagcagGATGTACGCTGGAAATGTAATACTCAATTCTGAAGGGACAACTTTTGTGGAGTATCTAGGACAATGAAGGAggtctcttttcttcttcttcttcttcttcttcttcttcttcttttgtgaGGATAAAGCAGTAGTAAGTGACCATTTACTAGTCAAATGTCCCATCCGTCATGCATTAGCTGTTAACTTAATATAATGCAACAGGAAAatggaatttgaaatgaaaaaagcaaaaaatggTTATTGTGAGTTGTGAACTTTtcacaaagaaaaaggaaagatagATTGAGTGGTCATTCATTTCATCACATTTTTTGGTATCAAGAATTTTTGTGCACGGTGGCTCTGTGTGTGGGTCTGTGAGCTACTTTCCAGCTTTCTGGGTCAAggataaatcataaaaaatgatgCGTCTTTCTTAGGCTTGACATTTAGTAGTTACAACAAGTTTCCACTTCCTGTGCCTTAATCCATGTCTTCTATTTATTGACATTCTAAATGacatttgggggggggggggggggagaatctCTCTTCTCCTCAGTCACGTGGGCTGCCTGCTCGCTCTGTCCTGAATATATGAACAGGAACAAGCCGAAGAAATGCAAGAGAGGACTTATGGGAGAACCAtaaatatttgatataattaattgaaattggAAATTAGAACAGGCGATCAAGTTTGAGACCTCATCCGTGCCAATTTAGTTAATACAAAATGTAACCCTCAAAGATATCTGACTGCCGCAAGTAAACCACATAGTATAGTACTTTGAGAAACCTCAATCCATGAGAATCTGTGGGGCAGTATTCTCTTGATTAGGAGTGTCAACTGTCAAGTGAAGCATACACATTCCCCAGCATATTCATTCCAGGAACTTAGTGGGTGTCAGGACCCTACGTAGAACCTGGGGtaaaattgtattttgtttcCTATGGTTATAACAGTGGGTGGGTAAGCACTTAGTAGGCAGTTAGGAGAGTGTAGTAAGCTGTTAGCCTGTTGGAGGATGTAACCATCAGATTGTTAAGGTTGTAACCACCAAGGATTGGCGGGAAAGGGGCTGTATAAGAGCTCCCTATTCAATAATGGAGGTAACGAATTtcataatcaaaattaatattctgttctcttttccatttctctctctcgtaaCTCCTTGTTcgtctctccctctcgttcttTCCCCCTTTTCCCTTCTTCCTAACCCTAATTCCCCTCTCAAGAGGAGAAATTTCCTTGTCAGGACCAAGGGACAGTGGGTTGGAAGAAAGCTAGTTGTAGTGGGAGTGGGTCTGAATGCAAAGTTGTCCGTGTTTATTTTAAGGTGTTATTCTTCATTTTTGAACAAGTCTTGGAATAGGTCTTGTTGCCTAGATATTAAGCCAAACCCCTGTGCGCACACACCTGCCGGTGGGGCAAGGCGGGGGGTGGTTGCGGTGTTGAATTGGCCCTtttcaattttaagaaaatttgacCTAGTTTGTAGatttagtttaaaataattttatggtGATTTGAGATGTTTGTAACacatgaaatgaaacaatacaCAACCAAGTATGAGAGATTTATAGAGGTTCAGCTCTTTCGAGTCCCCACCTCCTCACTCTTTAAGGTAAACCTTGATGGTTCTACTAAATAGAATTTCGAGCTTTTAATGGAGCTAGAAACCAATACAATCCCTTATTGAACCAAGAAAAATTTCTCGTAACCAAGAACAAATCCTTTCGCACCAAGGTGAGAATCCCTTACTTGAGTAAATATTctgttggaaaaattgaaaaattgaaatcttCTTGATAGCAGAAAACCAGGTGATAAGGTTGTTGGGATATTTTCAAGTTAAAGTGATAAGAGATAAGAGATAAGAGAAGGCCACAAGATAAGAGGATAAGGCTCCAAGAAAGAAGGGGGTTAAACAGTCCTTAGCAGATAATTCCAGCAGAAAATTAAGATTAAGTTTTGATTATCTTATCATATCAGAATTCAAATGTATTCCTGTATTTTAGGAAGATATTTCAGTTGTATTCGTGTATATATACCATACTAGAGATCAATGAAAAACAGGAAAAGCAGTCCTCTTTCAAATGAGTATTCTTCCTACTTGTTTTAATCCTTCTCGGGTACTTCATCTAAGGTACTCAAATACATCTTCTTGGTATTCAGCTTGATTGAAATTGTTCATATTCCAACTGAAAATCACTATAACTTACGGAGCTTTGATTACAAGAGAAACAAAGGTGTAAATGAAGATCTCCTTCAATCAGTGCTGCAACTTCAACAACACACTTTCTTTGCCTTGAGAGAAGTGAATGCTCTTGCAAGTGTTTCCAGATTTTTGTATGTTTTTGTGGCTCTATAGATTTctgttttgtgtgtttttgaaGATCATGGAAACTAGGGGAAGGTATAGGAGGTTGTTTTTATTTAGACATATGAATTCCTTAGTTTAGGCTTCTGAATAGGGCATTATTGAGTTTCTGCCTTGTTTCGAACGTCTAAAAGTAAATTTCAGTCAGCCGTCTAAATAAGCACTGTTGCATTCTGGATGAGTTCGGACGTCTGAGGGAAGACCTTCATATGTCCAAAACAAGTTTGCAATGGGAGAGGGGTTTTTGGAATGGTTTGGACGTATGAGGGGATTCCTTCAGACGTCCAAATTGGGCTTAAAATCAGAGAGGGGTTTCTAAAATGGTTAGGACGTTTGAAGGGATCCCTTCATACGTCTGAATAAGGCTTAAAACATGGGAGAGCATTTTGGATGTGTTCAGACGTTTGAAGGTCATCAGAATATCAACAGGTTAAGCAAATTGGTTTGAActtttttgttatcatcaaaataatttttttaaaataaaaatacagttATACGCTTGAGACTAACAGGTCTAATCCCTTATCTACCCACATGGCTGGGCTACTATATGTTTCAAtactctcttctctttttttttttccgttctttctcattttatttgCACCActcctttttctctttccacCGTGACATGTTTGTATGATCTGCAGGACATAGCAGAACATTTGACAACTATACATCTCAAACGTTGTGAACGTGGCAAGGCCTGCTTATATGAAGGTTCCACTCCACCTGACGGATTTCCTAATTCTTGGGTATTTACCTATTCATTCTGTTTTCTTTGTCAGAAATGTAGTTTTTTTGGAAGCTGTAATACCCTTAGGATCAATTACTTCTGTTTACTCTCCCGTGACAGAATGGTGCTACATATTGTACCTCTGAACTTTCAATCTTGAAGAATAATGAGATACACACCTGGGATAGAGGCTATGATGACGATGAGAACCAGGTTAGTGTAAATGGCCCTCGTATCTCCCTGTAAATACTTATATAGAACATTCATTGAAACATCAAGTAAAGATAGAAGGGAAACCCTggtaacaataattttattttgtaacagGTTTGGGGAGTgaaagaaggtccttacatATTCAAGCCTGCACCTGCTTCAAGTTTTGTTGATGTTTTTTCTCCTGTATATTCTCCTCAATCCTCAGACAAAACCATAGAGGGTTCATTTGTTCTCCAAGAATGATCCCCTTCACATATTATGTTATCACTACAACTAAATCAAACATCATATTATATCTACGAAGTGTTGTGCTGCTCACTTCAAGTTttcacatttatctattttcttgaGAATGAATAGGTCTGTTGAAGCATGTGAGCATTTGTAAATATTGAGAATATGTAATCTTCctctttattttattgaaaGGTTTTTGTAGCTGAGTTGGGGCAGTTAATTAGTTAATAGTAAAGTTGCTCCTTTGTTATTAGAAAGTTATGAGTTCCAAGTtgtcaaaataatttcttacaaGAAAAGAATAGAGTCGGGTACCAAAAAAGAATCTCTCTACTTTTACAAAACAAGGAGCCTCATAGCATGCTAGAGACATTCTTATTTTATGAGAtgatttgaattaaaattcatataaccaACCTAACTTAAGATGACCAAGACTTGGTTGTGTTGCTCTTATCATTATGAAATATTAACATTCAGTCCAGTCATAAACTCTCTCAAGACATGACATCCCCAGTTGTTCCTTGATCTTAAGTTGAGCTACTAAAAACAGTGGTATAATCACCAAGAGCCTTGAGACAAACAGTATAATCCTATACTGCAAAAAAGAAACGTACAATCAGATACATTTTGCTAATCAAAGATGCAGACAATGCTGAGAATTGCACCTTCATTGCAATAACAAGATCCTAGTCGACAGGGCCACATAATCATCGATCACTTGCTGGTAAAGCTACCACGGTTTCAGGTCACCGACAGGGCCAGCCGTCCAGTTTAAGACGTTCTTACCCGGTCTCAAATAAATGGTCTTTTCGTGTGGCAACTTACGTGCAAGTCCATTCAAAATCTGATGGAATGCATCCCCTGGTTGTGCAGGTTGTGGAAACAGCATTGCCTGCTTCATTGAAGGATTGGCAAGCAATCTCTGCTTCCTCAAGATCACTTCTGGAGGGATTGAGGTGAGGATTGTGTCTAAATTTGGCACATCTTTCTCATCCGCAAAGACCCCAATTTCTTCCCATGGGATTGCATCCGCAAAAGGTAGAACAATGTCATCGGCAATGATGACAGGGATGCACCCGAATATCACTGCTTCAACTAGTCTTGGACTCCATGGTGCCCATCCCAGTGGGCACAGACAGAAGACTGCTCGCTGCATGTCTTCGTAGTATGTTGTAGGGTGCTCTGTTGAGATGTCGAAGAGTGGATTATCCTTGAAATTCTCCCACACGCTTGCTCGGGCACCTCTGCGAAATTGGGGAAGACAAGTAAGTTAAGGATCTTTTTTGGCTTTGGTTCTCTTGCCAACAGGAACTTGAAACAAACCATAGAAATTAAATCTTGCCTTGGTTGGGATATACCTGGCATAATAGCCACCTTCTGGGTCATTTCCCACGTCATAGAATAGGCCCCGAAAGTACACAAAAATGGAACGAGGAATCTCTGGAGGTATCAGATGGGCCTGCATTTTCTGAGGAGGAGCATATGGAGGAATTGTGATTGAGCCGTCCTTTAAGCAAACATGATTCCTTTGGCCAAAAGTTTGAACCAAAGTAGCTCGTTGGAGCAATGGAAGTATTCCTCGCTCAATAGCTTTTTCTTCCTGTAAAATGAGAATGGTTAAATAAGAGTTGAAATCcggaagaaaaataccaaaatagggagcatgtgaaattttggaaatgtctCAAAACAATCGATCCATGGTTCCTTTCATGGGCTCTCAAATAACAAATTCAAGAACATGATGAAAAATAACGGcagaagaaaaatgagggatAACAAAAAATCTTGCCTGGTAGTGAAAGCATGCCCCAAAATCATGGGGTACTATGAAAAAGTGATCGGCCCCTTCTGTCCTATTCCAGTAAGGCCAGTTGGAAGCAATAAGCTGTATTGCACTTCTCATCATTCGTGGCG
This window harbors:
- the LOC127790378 gene encoding chromophore lyase CRL, chloroplastic-like, with product MGTGSEPSGQGWSRARGAVLKTLALIGAAVLVKRLTKSTTRRDHARAVAHSLAGQKTSREQASSAPEDYFNFRWLSCPAAEMVDGSKVLYFEQAFWRTPHKPFRQRFFMVKSCPKEMKCDVELRTYAIRDAEEYKNFCDRSKDLRPQPEEVIGDIAEHLTTIHLKRCERGKACLYEGSTPPDGFPNSWNGATYCTSELSILKNNEIHTWDRGYDDDENQVWGVKEGPYIFKPAPASSFVDVFSPVYSPQSSDKTIEGSFVLQE
- the LOC127790376 gene encoding probable beta-1,4-xylosyltransferase IRX10L; the encoded protein is MKIWGWAVSGLLCLAFVLRIGAVELGRGQRTERISGSAGDVLEDDPVGRLKVFVYELPSKYNKKILQKDPRCLTHMFAAEIYMHRFLLSSPVRTLNPEEADWFYSPVYTTCDLTPNGLPLPFKSPRMMRSAIQLIASNWPYWNRTEGADHFFIVPHDFGACFHYQEEKAIERGILPLLQRATLVQTFGQRNHVCLKDGSITIPPYAPPQKMQAHLIPPEIPRSIFVYFRGLFYDVGNDPEGGYYARGARASVWENFKDNPLFDISTEHPTTYYEDMQRAVFCLCPLGWAPWSPRLVEAVIFGCIPVIIADDIVLPFADAIPWEEIGVFADEKDVPNLDTILTSIPPEVILRKQRLLANPSMKQAMLFPQPAQPGDAFHQILNGLARKLPHEKTIYLRPGKNVLNWTAGPVGDLKPW